GATTGCTCTGACTTAATTTTTGTTTCTTTAAGTAATCCCGCAGTTCTTGCATTGATCTTAACCATTGAAATAGCTGACGCAATTCCTTCAGCTATTTGTTCAACTAAATTGATCTTATATTCTTCAATATTTTTGAAAGAAGCTAATTCAACAACACCGAAAACTTCTTCATGAAAGATCAAAGGAATAATCAATAATGTTCCCGGAATCTCATCACCTAAACCTGAAGTAATATTCAAATAATGTTTCGGAACTTTGGTTATGTATATTGTCTCTCTTTCTTGAATACATCTTCCTACTAAACCAACACCATACGGAATACGTTTCTCCAGCATTTTCTTTCTGTCATAAGCAAAACTTGCCAACAACTCAACATACTTTTGATTCTCATCATCTTCATTAATAACAAATAATCCTCCTTGATCAGCATCAATATAATTTACTAATTCACTAATAATTGCATAAGCCAATTCTTCCGGATTATCAGAGTGTTCACGAATAATTTCGGCAAATTTTGCAGACCCCCTTGTTGCCCAGTTAAGTCTTTCATCTGCTTCTTTTCTTTTTTTATCCTCAATTTCAGCAAGTTCAATGCTCCTCTTTAATTCAACCAAAGAATTTCCAATTCTGTCTTCTTCAAATACAGGCGAATATGAGTAATCAAAATTTCCTTTCCCGATTTCTTCAATAAATTCAGCTGTTTTATCAAGACTTGAATTAATTTGATTAATTGATTTGTTCAAATCGCCAAATACATCTGCCCTGTATTCCGGCAACTTTTTTATTTCATTTACTCTTCCCGTTGCCATTGCAATTATTACTGTCAAAGGCTCTTTAATCATCGAGTACCAATACCTGTAGAATAAATATGTCATTAACAAAATAACAAAAAAGCCCAATCCTGCATAGAAAAAATAAGTTAAATAGAAATTACTTATAAAAGAATTCATTTCTCTGTTTGGTATAACAGATAAAAGGCTTAATTTACCGGTGGCATCAGTAATATCTACAGGAATATAATTCACTATGTAATCATCTCTCCTGTATTTCCAAAAAAAAGAATTCTGTTTTACGATTTTACTGTTTGAAATGAATTTTCGTTCATTTATTTCTCTTAAAATTTCATTATCAATATTACTGTTTTCTGATAAATTCAGAAACAATTCTTCGTAGAGAATGTATGACCTGACAGATTTTGATGAGATTAAGTTATTATTGAAATTTTTTCTTAATTTTTCAAATTCCACTTTTACTCCTGCAAATCCGGTGAATTTGTTATTTAAATATAACGGAACAGCATAAACTAATACAATTTGATTTGTTTTTTCCGCGTTTTTGTAATCATTAGTAAAAAAGATAATACTTTCTTGAGTTCCGAGTAATTTTGAAGATATTTTTTCAAAAAACATATCTTCCGAATTATAAATTCTTTTATTATAATTTAATTGGTCATCACTTCTGTAATATTCATTAATAAACTTTGTTTCATCAACATTATCATTCCTTATATACCATACAGAACTGTAATCAGTGTTATTTATCAGAATATCTTTTAAAATATCTCTTAAGAATTGTTCCTGTACATTTTGTTCTTTAAAACTAAAATTTTCTATTGTTTTTTTAAAGGTGCTAAGTACTTTTAAATCCGAATTTAATTTACCACTAATGATCAAACTGTGTTTTTGTGTCAACTCATTCGAATTTGAAATAATATTATCTTTCGAATAATTTAAAATGTTAGAGAAAATTAAAATATAGATAACGAAATATATTATTAAAACCGGAGTTAAAATATACAGAAACAATCTATTTTTAAGATTAATTCGCATAATTGATTTTTTTTAATGAATAGGCAGTGATTGTTAAAAAAAATATTTTATATGCAATATTAATAATAAACCCCAATCCGCCTGTTTATTACAAAAATACAGTTTAATTTTGAATCAACAAATAATTCATAATAAGATATTCAAACTTATTAAAAGAATAAAACTGTTTATTATATAATCTGCAAAAAGTTATTATTACACAATAACAATTAATTACTACTCATTTTATAATGTTAAATATTAAATTTTTAATAAATAATTTTTTTTATTAAATTTGTACTTTCAACTTATTAATTAAAAACACTATGAGCAGAAAAATACTATCCATTTTAATACTTATTTCTTTAAGTATTATTTATATGAGCAGTTGCAAATCAGGCGAAGATGCTGATCAAGACGATTTGGCCGGTGAAACACTTGATTCTGTAGATATAAGAGAAGAAATTATCATATCTATGTTGGCGCCTTCAGACATGGCCGTAATGTTAATGGATAATCCTGACCTATACTTTAATAAAGATATTATTAATCCTACAACTAATTCTGATAAGTATAATACAAATGCTAAAATTGCTTTAAATATCGGAATATATACTGCAGATTTGAGCTATGCAAGCCTTTTCGAACAGGAACAAATAACATACGATTATTTAGATGTTGTAAAAGGAATGTCTGAAGAAATAGGCATTACAAATTCCATTGAGAAAAGACATCTTGATATGATCAAGAACTCAAAATTAGATAAAAATGAAATGATTCGTATTATTAATGAATCATTTATGAATACTGATGCTTATCTAAGAGAAAATAACAGACAAAAGATTATCACTATGATTTTGATCGGCGGTTGGGTTGAAGCTCAATATATTGCTGTATCTTTATCTAAAAATTCGCCTGATACTAACAAGCAATTAACAGAAAGTATTTTAGCCCAAAAGATTTCATTAGAACTAATGACATTGGCTCTTGAAAATATACAACATGATAATACTTTACTTTCATTAAAAGAAGATATTGATAAAATATATGAGGCATATATTTTAATGGAAGATAATTTAAATGAAGAAAACTTTGAAAACTTTTGTAATTTGATTTCAGAAGTAAGAAAAAATTACATTGTTTAAAACTACCCAAATTATTTTAAAATGAATTCATATCTAAAATATATTTTCTTAATAGCTTTTATAAGTATCTTTTCTTTTTCTAAAGTCAATGCACAATGTATTGACCTTGTAAAACATAAAGGTTTTACATATCTTGATACAAGTAAATATATCCCCGAAGCAAGATTTAATGCACTGCCTTTAAGAGAAGGAGATGATGTTGATATATACAAATCCTTTTTTAAAGGACGTAATTACAGAATTGTTGTTGTAGCTGCTGATAATATGCCAAAATTAAACTTTAAAGTTACAAATTTCCAAAGGCAAACATTATATGACAGTAAAATAACGAAGATGGAAAGTTGGGATTTTGTATCAGATAAAAACCAAAACTTAATTATATCGGTAGAAGTTCCTAAAGCAAAAAAAGATGAGAAACCTCAAAGCGGATGTGTTGCCGTAATTGTAGGTTTTTCTTATTAGCTTTTTTTATATTAAGTAAAAAATTTCAGCAGCTTTTTTGACAGCACTTTCAAAAAAGCTGTTTTTTATATTATGTTCAATATTATTAGCATTTAACCAGTTAATAAAATCACTTGTATTTAAATTTGTAATCAATTCTTTACCGGTCATAGGGCAACCTCCCATACCGTTAAAAACTGTATCAAAATTTCTGCAACCGGCTTCATAAGCTGCTTTAATTTTACTTTCTGTTTCTGAACTTTTTGTATGCAAATGAAGATTAAATTCAACATCAGGGAATTCTCTAATCACATTTTCAAAAACCAATCCTATTAAATGAGGAGTTCCCGAAGCAGTTGTATCTGCTAAAGGAATATAACGAATGCCCTTTTCGTAAAATACATCAATCCAATCCATTAAAATATCAATTCCCCAATCATCATCAAACGGATTACCAAATGCTGTTGCAATTGAAATAATTGGCTTTTTATTATTTTTCTCACAGATATTAATAATTTCATCAACCACTTTTAATGACTGATTAAAATCTGAATTTAAATTCTTCTTCTGAAAAGTTTCAGAAATTGCAAAAGGATAATTTATATAAGTAACTTTATCTTGTTTCGAAGCTATGTCGGCATATTTTACATTTCCTGTCAAAACAGAAATTTTCGTATTACTTTCTTTGGGAATTGTAACATTTTCAATTACTTCATATGTATCTTTCATCTGTGGGACAACTTTTCCCGATACAAAACTTCCGATATCAATAATATCAAAACCAACTTTAAACAGTTCATTGATGTATTCTGTTTTTTCCTTCGTCGGAATAAATTTCTTTAACGATTGCATTGCATCACGAGGTGATTCTGTAATTTTAACCATAATAGTGTAAGTCGTCTTTCCAAGGCGACATTTTTTTTAAAAATATTTACATAAATTCGTTATATTCGTCTTTAATAATGTAACTTGTTTTCTTCGGGCATGTGTAATATATCTTGTCGCCTCGGAAAGACGACTTACAAAAAAAGCAGTCGGTCTGTAAGCCGGATTCTGTCCCCGAAGCAAGTTCAGGGTTCTGTCATTTATCTTCGTTACAATTCACATTGCAACTTTAGCTCTCAACCCCTCGGCATTGTGCGAGCAGCTCTCAAACGCCGATATACACGAGATTGCAACTTACAAGACGAACGGCTGCCGAAATCACCTTCGGCACCGGTGAGCTCTTACCTCACCTTCTCACCCTTATCCCGAAGCAAGTTCGAGACGGTTATTTTCTTCTTCGTTACTATACCCTCACGAGTGTCTTCCCGTTAGGAAGTGTAATGCTCTGTGTTGTCCGGACTTTCCTCTCTCCCGAAACAAGTTCGGGACAGCGACAGAACGACCGACTGCGTTGCAAAGATAATTGTTTTTAACAGATAGTATATGAATAAAATAATTTTTAGTATTTTGCAAAAAAATGAAAACTGCTTTCAATATAATATTTAAAGAACGAGTATCCTCAACAAATGATGATGCAAAAAAATTATTACAAACTGAAAATGTACCTGACTTTACTGTCATTTCTGCAAACGAACAACTTATCGGAAAAGGACAAAGGAAAAATTCTTGGCATAGTGAAGCAGGAAAAAACCTGACATTCAGCATAATTACGTTTCCTGTTTTTTTGAAAATTCCGGATCAATTTTATTTATCAAAAGTGATTTCGCTTGGCATTTTGGAATATCTTAAAACAAAAGGAAAATATTTCAAAATAAAATGGCCTAATGATATTTATTGTAAGGATAAAAAGATATGCGGGCTTTTAATTGAAAATTCAATTGCCGGATCAACAATAAAAAACTCTGTAATCGGTATCGGATTAAATATTAATCAAACCGTATTTCCTAAAGATTTACCGAAAGCAACTTCTTTATCAATTATTAATGATACGGAATATCTGTTAAGTGAAGAATTAAATAATATGTTAAGTCGGATTAATAAGTTTTATAATGACCTGAAAAATTTAAACTTTTCCAAAACAGATAAGCTATATCATAATAACTTATACAAAATAAACGAATTATCTGAATTTAAAGATTCGAGAGGACGATTCTTGGGGAAAATAACAGGAACTGAACCTGAAGGGAAACTAATTATTCAAACTGTTAACAATGAAATAAGAACCTACAACTTTAAGGAAGTTGAATTTATATAATTTTTTTTTTACATCCTCTCCGGAACTTCAATACCCATTAAATCTAACGCATTCTTAATTACTACTGCAACTTTTTCAGATAAACTTAAACGAAATTTCTTAAAATCTTGATTTTCTTCTTTTAAAATCGGAGAAATTTCATGATAAAATCTATTATATTCTTTTGCCAGATCATAAACATAATTTGCAATAACCGAGGGATTTCGCCTCTCTTCAGCTTCTGTAACAACATCTTCAAAATCATATAACTTATTCATTAAAGATAATTCTGAATCTTCAAGTTTTTCAATATTTTGATAATCACTGAACAGTTTTATTCCTTGCTCTTTTGCTTTTGACAACATAGATTGTACACGCACGTATGTATATTGAATAAAAGGCCCTGTATTTCCGGTAAAATCAATAGATTCTTCCGGATTAAAAGTCATATTTTTTTTTGCATCAACTTTTAAAATAAAATATTTTAATGCACCGAGAGCAATCTTTCTGAAAATCTCATTCTTTTCATCCTTTGAGAAACCATCTAACTTACCGAGTTCTTTTGATTTTTCTTTTGCAGTTTGTATCATTTCTTCAATCAGATCATCGGCATCAACAACATTTCCTTCACGAGACTTCATTTTACCGTGAGGGAGTTCAACCATACCGTATGAAAGATGACTTATGTTTTCAGCCCAAGAATACCCTAATTTCCTCATAATGATCTTTAAGACTTTAAAATGATAATCTTGTTCATTCCCAACCACATATACAGACTCATCAAATTTATAATCGTTATATCTGATGACGGCAGTTCCGATTTCTTGGGTCATATATAAGGCTGTACCGTCTGATCGTAATAAAACTTTTTCATCTAAACCGTCATCGGTCAAATCAATAAAAACGGTCTTATCTTCCTTTTGATTCAGGCAGTCTTCTTTCAAAGCATTTAATATAATTTCTTTCCCTTTCAAATAGGTTTCAGATTCATAGTAGATTTTATCAAAACTAACTCCCAATTTCTTATAAGTTTCATCAAAACCTGAATATACCCATTCGTTCATCGTTTTCCACAATGTGCGAACCTCAGTCTCACCACTTTCCCAATCTTTAAGCATTTCCCTTGCCTGCAACATCCAATCCGCTTTATTTTTTGCATCTTCTTCCGGTACTCCTTCTTTAAGTAATTCAGAAATTTGTTCTTTATATTTTTTATCAAATGCTACATAATAGTCACCTACAAAATGATCGCCTTTCATATTTTCTGTTTCCGGAGTTTTACCGTCTGCAAGTTTTTTCCAAGCAAGCATGGATTTACATATATGAATGCCTCTGTTGTTAACCAAATTGACTTTTGTAACTTTATTTCCGTTTGCTTCTGCAATTTTAGAAACCGACCAACCTAATAAGTTGTTTCTGATATGACCGAGATGTAGAGGTTTATTCGTATTAGGCGAAGAAAATTCAATTACAATATTCTTACCGGCTTCAGTATTTGAACTGAATCCGTATTTTTTGTCATTTTGAATAGCTCTGAAAAAATTCAACCAATATTTAACTGATAATGTTAAGTTTAAGAAACCTTTTATAACATTAAATCCTTCAACTTCATCAAGATTTTCACATAAATATTCTCCAATTTCTTGAGCTGATAATTCAGGTGACTTTTTTGAAAACCTTAATAAGGGAAAAACAATTAGTGTAAAATCGCCCTCAAATTCTTTCTTTGTTTTTTGTATTTGAATAAGAGAACTGTCAATCTCAGCACTATAAATTTCTTTCAGTGCTTTTATTACAGTTGATGATAATATTTGATCTATTCTTTGCATATCAATTTAATTTGAATCTGCAAAAGTAAAAAATCTTATAAGAATTATTGTTTATAAAATAACTTAATATTTTATTGGATCAAAAGGAATAAAAACCGGTTCTTATCGTTTGTTCAATAAATCAAAAACTAATATTTTAATTAATGAAACTTTTTCTTAAAATCTTTTCTGTTGCTCTTATTATTTTTGTAATTTCTTCATGCAGAAAAAATAATTTTATTACTGACAGTAATGCAAAGTTGAAATTTTCAAAAGATACAGTATATTTTGATACTGTGTTTACAGGTATCGGATCAGCAGTTCGTCATTTAAAAGTTTTTAATCCGCATGATCTTCCGATTAATTTATCCGAAATTAAAATTGCAAAAGGAATTGAATCTAATTACAGAATGAATGTTAACGGAATACCGGCTAATGAACTTCATGATATTGAGATAGGGGCCAAAGACAGCATCTATATATTTGTTGATGTTAATATCGACCCTTCTAATGACGAAATAATAGAACATGATCAAATCATGTTTTATACTAACGGTAATATACAAGCAGTTGATCTTATAGCATACGGACAAGATATACATTTAATCAATGATTCGGTAATAGATACTCAAATTTGGACAAATGATAAGCCGTATGTTGTATATAATTCAATGGCTTTAAACGAAAATGAATCACTTACCATAGAACAAGGTGTTCATATATATTTTCACAGAAACTCAAGAATGCTCATACTCGGTACATTAACAGTTAACGGTACTTATGAAGATCCCGTAATCTTTGAAGGTGATCGTTTAAACGGGCATTCATCAATTTTCTTTGAAAATGATTCCTTGGATAATTATGATGATGTCCCGGGACAATGGGAAGGTATCTGGCTGACAAAACTAAGTAAAGATAATTATATAAACTTTGCAGAAATTAAAAATGCCGTAACAGGAATC
This DNA window, taken from Bacteroidales bacterium, encodes the following:
- a CDS encoding GAF domain-containing protein — translated: MTQKHSLIISGKLNSDLKVLSTFKKTIENFSFKEQNVQEQFLRDILKDILINNTDYSSVWYIRNDNVDETKFINEYYRSDDQLNYNKRIYNSEDMFFEKISSKLLGTQESIIFFTNDYKNAEKTNQIVLVYAVPLYLNNKFTGFAGVKVEFEKLRKNFNNNLISSKSVRSYILYEELFLNLSENSNIDNEILREINERKFISNSKIVKQNSFFWKYRRDDYIVNYIPVDITDATGKLSLLSVIPNREMNSFISNFYLTYFFYAGLGFFVILLMTYLFYRYWYSMIKEPLTVIIAMATGRVNEIKKLPEYRADVFGDLNKSINQINSSLDKTAEFIEEIGKGNFDYSYSPVFEEDRIGNSLVELKRSIELAEIEDKKRKEADERLNWATRGSAKFAEIIREHSDNPEELAYAIISELVNYIDADQGGLFVINEDDENQKYVELLASFAYDRKKMLEKRIPYGVGLVGRCIQERETIYITKVPKHYLNITSGLGDEIPGTLLIIPLIFHEEVFGVVELASFKNIEEYKINLVEQIAEGIASAISMVKINARTAGLLKETKIKSEQSASQEEEIRQNIEEMQASTDELNNKLDSLTGTFEAVKSVANIAEFDTKGRIIDISPNFLKLLKKEKKDIIGKFQGSFSTEALNTESFNNFWRELRAGKKMEFQQVINVEEKLVNISSVYIPLKNTEGKVYKVVSLADVK
- the argS gene encoding arginine--tRNA ligase, with the protein product MQRIDQILSSTVIKALKEIYSAEIDSSLIQIQKTKKEFEGDFTLIVFPLLRFSKKSPELSAQEIGEYLCENLDEVEGFNVIKGFLNLTLSVKYWLNFFRAIQNDKKYGFSSNTEAGKNIVIEFSSPNTNKPLHLGHIRNNLLGWSVSKIAEANGNKVTKVNLVNNRGIHICKSMLAWKKLADGKTPETENMKGDHFVGDYYVAFDKKYKEQISELLKEGVPEEDAKNKADWMLQAREMLKDWESGETEVRTLWKTMNEWVYSGFDETYKKLGVSFDKIYYESETYLKGKEIILNALKEDCLNQKEDKTVFIDLTDDGLDEKVLLRSDGTALYMTQEIGTAVIRYNDYKFDESVYVVGNEQDYHFKVLKIIMRKLGYSWAENISHLSYGMVELPHGKMKSREGNVVDADDLIEEMIQTAKEKSKELGKLDGFSKDEKNEIFRKIALGALKYFILKVDAKKNMTFNPEESIDFTGNTGPFIQYTYVRVQSMLSKAKEQGIKLFSDYQNIEKLEDSELSLMNKLYDFEDVVTEAEERRNPSVIANYVYDLAKEYNRFYHEISPILKEENQDFKKFRLSLSEKVAVVIKNALDLMGIEVPERM
- a CDS encoding biotin--[acetyl-CoA-carboxylase] ligase, with amino-acid sequence MKTAFNIIFKERVSSTNDDAKKLLQTENVPDFTVISANEQLIGKGQRKNSWHSEAGKNLTFSIITFPVFLKIPDQFYLSKVISLGILEYLKTKGKYFKIKWPNDIYCKDKKICGLLIENSIAGSTIKNSVIGIGLNINQTVFPKDLPKATSLSIINDTEYLLSEELNNMLSRINKFYNDLKNLNFSKTDKLYHNNLYKINELSEFKDSRGRFLGKITGTEPEGKLIIQTVNNEIRTYNFKEVEFI